A window of the Nibribacter ruber genome harbors these coding sequences:
- the phoU gene encoding phosphate signaling complex protein PhoU produces MNQLDKELQLIKAKVNAMWELVELQVASAREALETTNPQLARKVVKRDKKVNDFDLKIDRMCENFFALYNPVAVDLRWMLATLKINANLERIGDSAEGIAQQVCEVESAFAPALLEATRFTEMYDAAQAMLADAFLAFDEQDTSLARQLIQRDKLLNKINGRKDKVLVQYMQQHPDQMNHCLKLSSVLQKLERIGDQVTNISEEVIFYVDAKMIKHKSMKKKTKDKKNKPEEGESPSI; encoded by the coding sequence ATGAACCAGTTAGACAAAGAGTTACAGCTTATAAAGGCCAAAGTGAATGCCATGTGGGAGTTGGTGGAGCTGCAGGTGGCCTCTGCCCGCGAAGCCTTGGAAACCACCAACCCGCAGCTGGCCCGCAAAGTGGTGAAGCGCGATAAGAAGGTCAACGATTTTGACCTGAAGATTGACCGCATGTGCGAAAACTTCTTCGCGCTGTACAACCCCGTGGCCGTAGACTTGCGCTGGATGCTGGCCACCCTCAAAATCAACGCCAACCTGGAGCGCATTGGAGATTCTGCCGAGGGCATTGCCCAGCAGGTGTGCGAGGTGGAGAGTGCCTTTGCGCCAGCTCTGCTAGAGGCCACGCGCTTCACTGAAATGTATGATGCCGCCCAAGCCATGCTGGCAGACGCGTTCCTGGCCTTTGACGAGCAGGACACCTCCCTGGCCCGCCAACTGATTCAACGCGACAAATTGCTCAACAAGATTAACGGCAGAAAGGACAAGGTGTTGGTACAGTACATGCAGCAGCACCCAGACCAGATGAACCACTGCCTCAAGTTGTCCAGCGTCCTGCAAAAGCTGGAACGCATTGGCGACCAGGTCACCAACATTTCAGAAGAGGTGATCTTCTACGTGGACGCTAAGATGATCAAGCACAAAAGCATGAAGAAGAAAACCAAAGACAAGAAGAACAAGCCAGAAGAAGGCGAGTCGCCTTCAATTTAA